Proteins encoded together in one Triticum dicoccoides isolate Atlit2015 ecotype Zavitan chromosome 7B, WEW_v2.0, whole genome shotgun sequence window:
- the LOC119337805 gene encoding uncharacterized protein LOC119337805: MRTMALLLLVSLLAAAAAATSNTSDNMHNERGEEETRQIFLVWKAELGKTYSSVAEEERAYGMFKHRLRDIDQGWHEDGYSTWSWDRERSEEETRRIIAEWKATNDKMYSSIDHEKHRYAIFKDALRQVDRNNAGYAIGVDTNHQGINGFTDLTLEEFSVVCSGFILEGFEPSPADLRREAEIQERLRLVYAPPSLWAY, from the coding sequence ATGAGGACCATGGCGCTGCTGCTGCTGGTGTcgctgctggcggcggcggcggcggccacgagCAACACATCTGACAACATGCACAATGAGAGGGGTGAGGAGGAGACGCGCCAGATCTTCCTGGTGTGGAAGGCCGAGCTCGGCAAGACCTACAGCTCCGTCGCCGAGGAGGAGCGTGCGTACGGCATGTTCAAGCACCGCCTCCGCGACATCGACCAGGGGTGGCACGAAGACGGCTACTCCACCTGGTCCTGGGAcagggagaggagcgaggaggagacccggcggatcATCGCGGAGTGGAAGGCCACCAACGACAAAATGTACAGCTCCATCGACCACGAGAAGCACCGGTATGCCATATTCAAGGACGCCCTCCGTCAAGTCGATCGGAACAACGCCGGCTACGCCATAGGGGTCGACACTAACCACCAGGGCATCAACGGGTTCACCGATCTCACCTTGGAGGAGTTCAGCGTCGTTTGCAGCGGGTTCATCCTGGAGGGCTTCGAGCCATCGCCGGCTGACTTAAGGAGGGAGGCCGAGATCCAGGAGCGCTTGCGGCTAGTATATGCCCCTCCATCCCTTTGGGCTTATTGA